In Archocentrus centrarchus isolate MPI-CPG fArcCen1 chromosome 24, fArcCen1, whole genome shotgun sequence, one DNA window encodes the following:
- the serac1 gene encoding protein SERAC1 isoform X4 has translation MTQVSLPQEHFSHVDADPHEVALWVLLKKTQSANKAVRLQAVQELADNHHWHDYQYQTAAQVIDQRTAVGLARTPQVDLRFFRHPPALPDLEEGLSAEDGLRQLLASLPQSEVDKCVQYFTSLALRESTQSLAAQRGGLWSFGGNGLPYAQSLTSVPSEKVESFYLQALVQHSKVRSHCDHIVANGGLQLLQRVYQLRRDSMKIQRNIVRIIGNLALNEGAHQAIAQSGWVSVLAEMMQSPHVMQASHAARALANLDRETVKEKYPDGVYILHPQTRGNQPIKADVLFIHGILGAAFKTWRQKDRNTLEEEKEAEREDDYTECWPKAWLAADCPNLRVLSVEYDSHLSDWMAQCPAENQRKSLAYRSQELLKKLKLAGIGERPVVWVAHSMGGLLVKKMLLDASQDPEMHGLLQNTKGIMFYSVPHHGTFMAEYSVNVRYLLFPSIEVRELCKDSPALHSLNDNFLNLAKEKDFKVLSFAETLPTNIGPMIKILVVPTQSANLGIGELIEVDVDHLNICKPEKKDSFLYKRSLQFILEALQSYVTH, from the exons ATGACACAAGTTTCACTCCCACAAG AGCACTTCAGTCATGTGGATGCAGACCCACACGAGGTGGCATTATGGGTCCTGTTGAAGAAGACACAGTCAGCCAATAAAGCCGTCAGACTACAGGCTGTTCAGGAGCTTGCAGATAATCACCACTGGCATG ACTACCAGTACCAGACAGCAGCCCAGGTTATAGACCAGCGGACAGCAGTGGGCTTGGCCCGGACACCTCAGGTAGACCTGCGGTTTTTCCGTCACCCACCTGCACTGCCTGACTTGGAGGAG GGTTTGTCGGCAGAGGATGGACTGAGGCAGCTTTTGGCATCTCTGCCTCAGTCGGAGGTGGACAAATGTGTTCAGTACTTCACGTCACTGGCACTGAGAGAAAGCACTCAGTCCTTGGCAGCACAAAGG GGTGGTCTGTGGAGTTTTGGTGGCAATGGGTTGCCTTATGCCCAGAGCCTCACCTCTGTTCCTTCTGAGAAGGTGGAGTCCTTTTATTTGCAGGCACTGGTACAGCACTCAAAG GTAAGGAGCCACTGTGACCACATAGTTGCCAACGGGGGTCTACAGCTTCTCCAGAGAGTTTATCAGCTCAGAAGAGACTCGATGAAGATTCAGAGAAACATTGTTCGTATCATCGGAAATTTGGCACTTAATGAAGGTGCCCATCAGGCCATAGCCCAGTCCG GCTGGGTGTCTGTCCTGGCTGAGATGATGCAGTCCCCTCATGTCATGCAGGCGTCTCATGCAGCTCGCGCTCTCGCCAACCTGGACAGGGAGACGGTAAAAGAGAAATACCCAGATGGCGTCTATATCCTGCACCCACAAACACGTGGCAA TCAGCCAATCAAAGCAGACGTGCTGTTCATCCACGGGATTCTAGGGGCAGCTTTTAAGACGTGGAGGCAAAAGGACCGCAATACAttagaggaagagaaggaggctGAACGTGAAGATGACTATACAGAGTGCTGGCCAAAG GCATGGTTGGCTGCTGACTGTCCAAATCTGAGAGTGCTGTCGGTGGAGTATGACAGTCATCTCAGTGACTggatggcccagtgtcctgctgaGAATCAgag AAAGTCTCTGGCCTACAGAAGTCAGGAGCTGCTAAAGAAGTTAAAGCTGGCGGGCATTGGAGAAAGGCCTGTGGTCTGGGTAGCCCACAGTATGGGAG GACTGCTTGTGAAGAAAATGCTGCTGGATGCCTCACAGGACCCAGAAATGCATGGGTTGTTACAGAACACCAAAGGCATCATGTTTTACAGTGTTCCTCACCACGGCACCTTCATGGCAGAGTACTCTGTCAATGTCAGATATCTTCTCTTTCCCTCTATAGAGGTCAGAGAACTGTGTAAAG ATTCCCCAGCTCTGCACAGCCTGAATGACAACTTCCTGAATCTGGCCAAAGAAAAAGATTTCAAGGTGCTCAGCTTTGCGGAGACGCTACCAACAAACATCGGTCCCATGATCAAGATACTTGTGGTACCAACACAGTCTGCAA ATCTCGGCATCGGTGAGCTCATCGAAGTGGATGTGGATCAcctaaacatctgcaaaccagagAAGAAGGACTCATTTCTGTACAAACGCAGCCTCCAGTTCATCCTGGAAGCTCTCCAGAGCTATGTCACCCACTGA
- the serac1 gene encoding protein SERAC1 isoform X3, with translation MTQVSLPQEHFSHVDADPHEVALWVLLKKTQSANKAVRLQAVQELADNHHWHDYQYQTAAQVIDQRTAVGLARTPQVDLRFFRHPPALPDLEEGLSAEDGLRQLLASLPQSEVDKCVQYFTSLALRESTQSLAAQRGGLWSFGGNGLPYAQSLTSVPSEKVESFYLQALVQHSKVRSHCDHIVANGGLQLLQRVYQLRRDSMKIQRNIVRIIGNLALNEGAHQAIAQSGWVSVLAEMMQSPHVMQASHAARALANLDRETVKEKYPDGVYILHPQTRGNVLISSQPIKADVLFIHGILGAAFKTWRQKDRNTLEEEKEAEREDDYTECWPKAWLAADCPNLRVLSVEYDSHLSDWMAQCPAENQRKSLAYRSQELLKKLKLAGIGERPVVWVAHSMGGLLVKKMLLDASQDPEMHGLLQNTKGIMFYSVPHHGTFMAEYSVNVRYLLFPSIEVRELCKDSPALHSLNDNFLNLAKEKDFKVLSFAETLPTNIGPMIKILVVPTQSANLGIGELIEVDVDHLNICKPEKKDSFLYKRSLQFILEALQSYVTH, from the exons ATGACACAAGTTTCACTCCCACAAG AGCACTTCAGTCATGTGGATGCAGACCCACACGAGGTGGCATTATGGGTCCTGTTGAAGAAGACACAGTCAGCCAATAAAGCCGTCAGACTACAGGCTGTTCAGGAGCTTGCAGATAATCACCACTGGCATG ACTACCAGTACCAGACAGCAGCCCAGGTTATAGACCAGCGGACAGCAGTGGGCTTGGCCCGGACACCTCAGGTAGACCTGCGGTTTTTCCGTCACCCACCTGCACTGCCTGACTTGGAGGAG GGTTTGTCGGCAGAGGATGGACTGAGGCAGCTTTTGGCATCTCTGCCTCAGTCGGAGGTGGACAAATGTGTTCAGTACTTCACGTCACTGGCACTGAGAGAAAGCACTCAGTCCTTGGCAGCACAAAGG GGTGGTCTGTGGAGTTTTGGTGGCAATGGGTTGCCTTATGCCCAGAGCCTCACCTCTGTTCCTTCTGAGAAGGTGGAGTCCTTTTATTTGCAGGCACTGGTACAGCACTCAAAG GTAAGGAGCCACTGTGACCACATAGTTGCCAACGGGGGTCTACAGCTTCTCCAGAGAGTTTATCAGCTCAGAAGAGACTCGATGAAGATTCAGAGAAACATTGTTCGTATCATCGGAAATTTGGCACTTAATGAAGGTGCCCATCAGGCCATAGCCCAGTCCG GCTGGGTGTCTGTCCTGGCTGAGATGATGCAGTCCCCTCATGTCATGCAGGCGTCTCATGCAGCTCGCGCTCTCGCCAACCTGGACAGGGAGACGGTAAAAGAGAAATACCCAGATGGCGTCTATATCCTGCACCCACAAACACGTGGCAA TGTTTTAATTTCCAGTCAGCCAATCAAAGCAGACGTGCTGTTCATCCACGGGATTCTAGGGGCAGCTTTTAAGACGTGGAGGCAAAAGGACCGCAATACAttagaggaagagaaggaggctGAACGTGAAGATGACTATACAGAGTGCTGGCCAAAG GCATGGTTGGCTGCTGACTGTCCAAATCTGAGAGTGCTGTCGGTGGAGTATGACAGTCATCTCAGTGACTggatggcccagtgtcctgctgaGAATCAgag AAAGTCTCTGGCCTACAGAAGTCAGGAGCTGCTAAAGAAGTTAAAGCTGGCGGGCATTGGAGAAAGGCCTGTGGTCTGGGTAGCCCACAGTATGGGAG GACTGCTTGTGAAGAAAATGCTGCTGGATGCCTCACAGGACCCAGAAATGCATGGGTTGTTACAGAACACCAAAGGCATCATGTTTTACAGTGTTCCTCACCACGGCACCTTCATGGCAGAGTACTCTGTCAATGTCAGATATCTTCTCTTTCCCTCTATAGAGGTCAGAGAACTGTGTAAAG ATTCCCCAGCTCTGCACAGCCTGAATGACAACTTCCTGAATCTGGCCAAAGAAAAAGATTTCAAGGTGCTCAGCTTTGCGGAGACGCTACCAACAAACATCGGTCCCATGATCAAGATACTTGTGGTACCAACACAGTCTGCAA ATCTCGGCATCGGTGAGCTCATCGAAGTGGATGTGGATCAcctaaacatctgcaaaccagagAAGAAGGACTCATTTCTGTACAAACGCAGCCTCCAGTTCATCCTGGAAGCTCTCCAGAGCTATGTCACCCACTGA